The genomic segment GCTGATTTAGGAGAACAAGTTGACCATAGCCATATGTTATTCCACAATTGAATTTGTATGTTATgaatttttttaatcagaaagtAGAAGTTGTTTGATGAAAATGTGAAGCAACTTGATGTTGCAGTGTGGCTATGAACTGAGGGGCATGTTgcaaaataaaaatgatgatcaCTTATCATTGTATGCCTCAGTTTGACATGAATTCttggaaagtatgtgtgtgtgtgtgtgtgattcaatttGATTTATTTTACTTAAAGCTGATTCTTCATTGGTGATATTATTCATGAATAAAGATGGTAGGGGGTTAGGATAAAGGTAGCATGGGAGTaggtgtgtttcatgtgtgtgtgtcgtgtgtgtgtgtgtgtgtgaggacagtaACATTGTTAACAACTGAAGTTGATTAACTGCAAAAATAGTGAATTTCACTGTACTAATGTCAGTGCCAGATTCTTCATTCAAAGCATTTTAAATGGAACATTGAAGAAGAATATGTTCACCAGATGTATATGAACAAGCGCATGTTTTCTGAACATTTGGTCTTCCATGAGTTTAAATGGAGTTTAAAATGTATCTCAGGGTAGTGTAAATTTCACTTTGAATGTGATCCTTCTACAGGTACATTTCAAATCAAGAACTCATTTTGTAGTTGTCCAGCTTCACAAcactttgtgattttttttaattttttttattgcaccaTGTTTCACTGATGTGTCCACCATTCCATATCCATATATGTATAGTAttacttttggtgtcatatactgtaccatgtcaaactgatgcaaactaggcctattggtttgctctgcttggccaaatttcgcgcggctaacagtgaaaagacgggcccacccgctctcagccaatcaaacgcctctaaaaactataagcgcttaatcattcctttggccaaggctattactttttgtcacagcagctTTCTCTGTGAgtgcgaaattcaggctgctctcccctgggagagtgcattgctacagtgCATTCCCGCACCGTTTGTTTTTACCTTGCTGTCTGTAGTTTTGTTttactaccaaagtggatttttgtttctacagaattgtgccagggacaatccctctgttgccatgggttcaacaggattgtgccagggacaatccctctgttgccatgggttcaacaggattgtgccagggacaatccttctgttgccttgggttcaacagaattgtgccagggacaatccctctgttgccatgggttcaacaggattgtgccagggacaatccttctgttgccatggattcaacagaattgtgccagggacaatccttctgttgccatggattcAACAGGattgtgccagggacaatccctctgttgccatgggttcaacaggattgtgccagggacaatccttctgttgccttgggttcaacagaattgtgccagggacagtccttctgttgccatgggttcaacagaattgtgccagggacaatcctGTTGCCATGGATTCAACAGGattgtgccagggacaatccttctgttgccttgggttcaacagaattgtgccagggacagtccttctgttgccatgggttcaacagaattgtgccagggacaatccctctgttgccatgggttcaacaggattgtgccagggacaatccctctgttgccatgggttcatttgtgtgtgtgtgtgtgtgaagtgagtgcatgctgtgcacaggactttggtttatcatcatctcatctgaatgagaaTATGGTCTAAAAATATGGTCAAACATATCCACGCAaatctgtgtgtgcttgcatggttgatgttgtggtgtggtggccgTGCCAGGActggacagtacagtacagtgaggAGGACCCTGTAGCTCCACGCTACAATGTCAACGCCCCTGACCTGTATATACCAGGTGAGACATCACGGATTGcttgctgtctctccctccctctctctctcactcaaactcacctcattcgctcgctctctctccctccccctctctctctacctcgcttcctctctctcttaatacaatgcaatactacaatacaatacagtacaatacaaatgcTGGATAACAATTCTTGTGGGTAGGATGGTGGGGAAGGAGATTTCTGCAATACATTGTCTCCCTTGGTCTACCTGGCAAGTTCTACCATTGTGTAACTGTGAACACCATTTTctaaactttttgtgtgtgtgagtgtgtcttatTTGGCACAGCTCTCTGCACGTGAGTACCCAGCGCTGCAAAGATCCAGTCTTGGGTGAGTGGATGGGAAACCTGCTTGACACGCACGAATCATGTCCCTGTGTgtgaggcttgtgtgtgtgtgtgtgtgtaattttgttattataaaaTGGGGGAAATAAAGCTAAACCTTtcatgtttcttttcctttcagtgATGGCATTTGTCACGTACATCCTTGTGGCTGGCGTTATGCTGGGAATACAAGAGAGGTGTGTAGTGATCAATTAAAAgatacctttcttctttttcttttttttcctttttttttctatctctcactcatgctcatttctttttctctgtgtgttttcttcaccACAGACATATACTTTGTGTTTCATTAATTTTCGATCAGTGCTTACAGATTCTTGAATGAGATTCTTGCTTCAGTGCGGATTGTTTAGTGTGCGACAGGCGCAgtagtggttaaagggttggattttcaatctgtgggttacgggtttgaatctctgtaacggtgcctggtgggtaaagggtggagaattttccaatcccccaggtcaacatgtgtgcagacctgctagtgcctgaacccccttcatgtgcatatgcaagcaaaagatcaaatatgcacgttaaagatcctgtaatccatgtcagtatttggtgggttatggaaacaagaacatacacagcatgcacccccccgaaaatggagtatggctgactatatggtgggtaaaaacggtcatgcatgtaaaagcttactcgtgtacatacgagtgaacgtgggagttgcagcccagaaatgaagaagaagaagtttagtgtgcctgtctgtctgtctgtgtgttggtggtgagtgcatgctacagtgtatgtgtgaatgtgtctacatgcatgtgtgtgtgtatgtatgtgtgcgtatatgtttgtgtgtatatgtgggtgttgtggtgtgttgtgttatgttatgttgtaggACTGAGGGCTGTCATGTCCATACCTGTGTCATGTCAGGTCTTTCAGAAGGGTATTTTTATTTATCAGATGTTTATTAAGTGAAGGAGGCATCATTGTCTAAATCTGTCATGGGTTGGACTtcagacccagtgttcaccagtgatcagtgtttgaggCCCCATGTTGGTCTGGTGTTGTGTGCTTTGGAAAGTcagtggcatatatatatatatatatatatatatatatatatatatatatatatacatatatatatatatacatacatatatatatatatatatatatatatatgtacacacatatatatatatacacacatatatatatatatatatatatatccatacctTTTTTGTAAATCAGATGAAATCCTTTCCATCATGTACTCTTTATCTGGCAGAGGAGCTGcagtatgtgtttttttctgtagtaTTTATAGAAAATGTTTTAGGGGAGtaggtatttatgtatgtatctacttacctatgtatgtattcatgtgtgtgtttataccttCAGTGATAACTatgtattgacttttttttttttttagatgtctgATAATTTATTTGTATATCTTCTTACctgtgtatgtattcattgtttgtgtgtatacctTCAGCAATAGCAATGTTTttgtgtgcgggttttttttttggtatttatgTACGTATCTGCTTAACTATATATGTATTCCTGTTTATGTGTTCATACCTTCAATAAtagctgtgtattgtattgtgtctgcttggaaaaagaaggaagatgcatgatcttcacataaacacaccacactgatcaggccttgagagtgtaCGCTAGGTTTCTGACAtttatattgaaaaaagaaaaagaatgaatagataatgaaagataaaataaattGTTTTAAAAAATGCCCACATTCTGACATCAGTGTGCAAATGCACGCTTGCATGctcgcacatgcatgtgtgcacacacacacacacacacacacacacacacacacacacacacacagtgacataaatACCGTATGTGCGGCTCACAGAATACGTAGCACATCACATGGTGGGGATGACGTATGCACATGTAATGTGCTGTGCAGGTTCACTCCAGAGCAGATAGGCATCCAGGCCAGCACAGCGTTGGTGTGGATCATCATAGAGCTGGTGGCCTCTGTCCTCGGCCTCTACATCATGAACCTCACTGCCAACCTCAAGTACACCGACTGTCTCGCTTACTCTGGATACAAGTTTGTTGGGTAGGTATGAGGGTGTGGGCTGTTCTCttttgtgtttgagagaggagagataccTCTTTGTCAGGTAAACAGACTGCCTTGCTTACTCACGCTACATTTGTTGGGTAGGTGGGTGCAGGTTTTGGGCGTTCTCTTCTGTGTTTGAGAGAGGAAAGATACAAAAGATACAATCTTTGTTAGGTAAACAGACTGCCTCATTTACTCTGGCTACATGTTTGTTGGGTAGGTGTGAGGGTGTGAATTTGGGGTGTTCTCTTTTGTGTTTGAGAGAAGACAgatatggtttttgttgttgtttttttgtgtgtgtttgcctcagATTTTGAGATGTATTATTTTCTCCATTtcagtggtggtgagtggtgatggGGTTGATGAAGATGTTGCTATGGGGGTCTGTTCAGTTTGGGACCACTCTACAAGGCTGCACTCTCAAAATGTCCCGGCGTCAAcaaggctgagagatacagacacctgcagtgttggtcagggaatcAGCACAGCATTCCCAGTGACACATCTGTTAAGTgaatgacccttgactgtgtggtcccagtcttcccattagaGCCCAaggcacactcaactctgggtaggagttgGCCACAggcccccaaaaaacccacctcagatGGGGATtgaacctgcatcctcccagtcatcagtactggatgctaaccactttgccactgAGGCAGGATACATTCTTTATTGAGTGCACAAAGTGTTGCTTACTCAGCTACAGGTTTGTTTGGTATGTATGTGGGTATGGGATGTTGTCTGCATGGATGAAGTAGCTTGCACAGTGGGTCATGGTAGGTATGTCAGATTAGACATCAGTTTGAGAAAATAATGTCCTTTTAGTCACTTTGTATGGGTGTTGGCTATTCAGATGCACGCAGTTTTTGGGAAGCGGctgagttttgtgtttgtgtgtgcgcgactTCAAGTGTGTTTATTCAGGCATGTGTAGGATTATTtgaagagggaggtgtgggggagagggatggaggagatggttgtgggtgggagtgggggtatggggtggagGGCAGAAGATGATTGGAGGAAATAAATAAAGCGGTGGGGTGGTAAAGTGTACGCTTTGGAGAGAAGATAAATTTAGAGTAAAGCGAGCCCGAAAGTTGTCCGGTTGTTTGTATTTTCCTTGCTGATGGTGTGCCTGTGTGGTTTCAGGATGATCTTCAGCTTGCTGGGCGGCATGGCGTTTCAGGGTACCGGCTATTACATCACCCTGCTCTGGTTCAGTGTCGCTTTGACCTTCTTCCTGGTAAGACCGCCAGTGGatctcacttttttcttttttttttttttttttttttttaatttgtggccCATCAGTATAGGAAGTGTTGTGGTTAAGTGGGTTAGGTATTTTATTTCCAATCCAGAGTTCACTACTGATCAGGGTTCGATGCCATGCCGCCGCCGCCCCCGCCGCCAGGGTGTTGTGTCCTCGGAATGATGCTTTACCCTTTCATATCTGTGTGGAGtgtggaaaatcggagtaaagcgcctttccccaaggaACCAACACCATGACGaagcagggcctcgaaccctgatcactggtgaacaccagaAGTCCCAACGCCTGATTCTGCCTTGGCGCCTCCGTACaagttacaagaaagaaaaaaactgacaaaagAACATGTGAAGAAATGAACAAGGTTGAGACTGGGTGGTTTTTTGCAGGTGTGCAgtttgaaagagaaagtggttggttggttttataCAAGTGTGAAGCTTGAAAGAgaaagtggttggttggttttataCAAGTGTGAAGCTTGAAAGAGAAAGTGGTTGATTATTTTTATACAGGTGTGCAGCTTGAAAGAGAAAATGGTTGATTATTTTTATACAGGTGTGCAGCTTGAAAGAgaaagtggttggttggttttatacaggtgtgcagcttgaaagagaaagtggttggttggttttataCAAGTGTGAAGCTTGAAAGAGAAAGTGGTTGATTATTTTTATACAGGTATGCAGCTTGAAAGAGAAAGTGGTTGGTTATTTTTATACAGGTGTGCAGCTTGAAAGAGAAAGTGGTTAGTTATTTTTATACAGGTGAGGAGCTTGAAATAGAAAGTGGTTGGTTATTTTTATACAGGTGTGCAgtttgaaagagaaagtggtTGGTTATTTTTATACAGGTGTGCAGCTTGAAAGAgaaagtggttggttggttttataCAGGTGTGCAGCTTGAAAGAGAAAGTGGTTGATTTATAACAGGTGTACAgtttgaaagagaaagtggtTGGTTATTTTTATACAGGTGTGCAGCTTGAAAGAGAAAGTGGTTGGTTATTTTTATACAGGTGTGCAGCTTGAAAGAGAAAATGGTTGATTATTTTTATACAGGTGTGCAGCTTGAAAGAgaaagtggttggttggttttataCAGGTTGCAGCTTGAAATAGAAAGTGGTTGGTTATTTTTATACAGGTGTGCAGCTTGAAAGAgaaagtggttggttggttttattcAGGTGTGCAGCTTGAAAGAGAAAGTGGTTGATTTATAACAGGTGTACAgtttgaaagagaaagtggtTGGTTATTTTTATACAGGTGTGCAgtttgaaagagaaagtggtTAGTTATTTTTATACAGGTGTGCAGCTTGAAAGAGAAAGTGGTTGATTATTTTTATACAGGTGTGCAGCTTGAAAGAGAAAGTGGTTAGTTATTTTTATACAGGTGTGCAGCTTGAAAGAGAAAGTGGCTGGTTGGTTTTATTCAGGTGTGAAGCTTGAAAGAGAAAGTGGTTGGTTATTTTTATACAGGTGTGCAGCTTGAAATAGAAAGTGGTTGGTTATTTTTATACAGGTGTGCAGCTTGAAAGAGAAAGTGGTTGATTGGTTTTATACAGGTGTGCAGCTTGAAATAGAAAGTAGTTGATTATTTTTATACAGGTGTGCAGCTTGAAAGAGAAAGTGGTTGGTTATTTTTATACAGGTGTGCAGCTTGAAAGAGAAAGTGGTTAGTTATTTTTATACAGGTGTGCAGCTTGAAAGAGAAAGTGGTTAGTTATTTTTATACAGGTGTGCAGCTTGAAAGAGAAAGTGGTTGATTGGTTTTATACAGGTGTGCAGCTTGAAATAGAAAGTGGTTGGTTATTTTTATACAGGTGTGCAGCTTGAAAGAgaaagtggttggttggttttataCAGGTGTGCAGCTTGAAATAGAAAGTGGTTGGTTATTTTTATACAGGTGTGCAgtttgaaagagaaagtggtTAGTTATTTTTATACAGGTGTGCAGCTTGAAAGAGAAAGTGGTTGACTGGTTTTATACAGGTGTGCAGCTTGAAAGAGAAAGTGGTTAGTTATTTATAACAGGTGTGCAgtttgaaagagaaagtggttggttggttttataCAGGTGTGCAGCTTGAAAGAGAAAGTGGTTGACTGGTTTTATACAGGTGTGCAACTTGGAATAGAAAGTGGTTGGTTATTTTTATACAGATGTGCAGCTTGAAAGAGAAAGTGGTTGACTGGTTTTATACAGGTGTGCAACTTGGAATAGAAAGTGGTTGGTTATTTTTATACAGATGTGCAACTTGAAAGAGAAAGTGGTTGATTTATAACAGGTGTGCAGCTTAAAAGAGAAAGTGGTTGATTGGTTTTATACAGGTGTGCAACTTGGAAGAGAAAGTGGTTGGTTATTTTTATACAGGTGTGCATCTTGAAAGAGAAAGTGGCTGGTTATTTTTTATACAGGTGTGCAGCTTGAAAGAGAAAGTGGTTAATTTATAACAGGTGTGCAGCTTGAAAGAGACAGTGATTGGTTTTTAGTAGGTGTGCTGCTTGAAAGAGGAAAATTGTTGGTTTTTTGCAGTGTGTAGCTTGAAGGAGAAAATGGTTGGTTTTTCAGTTCTGCAGcttgaaagagaaagtggtgttttttgtgtgtgtttttttgttgttgtttttgtttttgcaggtGTGCAGATTGAAAGagaagtgggtttgtttgttgtttgttttttgttctttttttctcttttttttttgttctttatttctttttttttcttttttccttttttttgctgCTTAAAAGGGAAAATGGATGGCTTTTCACAGTTGTGCAGCTTGGAAGAGaaaatggttgggtttttttttttggcaagtgTAAAAGAAAATGGCTGGTATTTTGCAGGTGTGCAGCTTGAAagtggttgggtttgttttttttcaggtgtgcagcttgaaagagaaagtgaCCCACTCGTCGGCGGGGGAGGAGTACCGGCGAGGCGGCACCAAACGCAGCCTGTACTTCACGGTGGCCGTGGCTCTGGCACAGCCCCTCCTCATGTGGTGGCTCACCTCACACATCATGTTCGGACGCAAAGCGTAGTGCTGGCCCGGCGGACTCGGCCTGTTCTGTGTACTCCTGCTGACCCCGTGGGGGTCGGTCATTCACCTGTTCGGATCTCGAGCCTTGTCATGTCCGTCATGTCATTCGTTAGGTGCCAAGTCTTGTCACTGTGACTGCGGATGTGAAACGTTGGACTTGGTCCTTAGGAAAATAACTGGCTGTGTGAGGTTTTGTGAAAGATGTGTTGTGAGGTGAGTGGATGGTTTGAACAGTAGCGTTGGTGACGTTTTGTTTCTTGAGAAGTGAGGCGAATATTGTGTGCATTGACTTCAGTAACACAGGTTGTTTCTTGTGAATTGAGTTGATGATACGTGCAGTGagtttggtattgttttgtttcttgtaaaTTGAACAGATGATGTGTGGGGTAACTTCTGtggcatgttttttgttgtaaatTGAGTGAATGGCTTGTTCAATGACCTTGATAGCATGCATTGTGTGGAACTGTTGTTTGTGGATTTTTCCTCACCTGCTGTCCTTTTGacttgtaaatatatatatatatgcctaagTACATGAGCAGTGCAAAGCTGACTGACTTGCTTCCGCTAGTTTATGAGAAAACATAAACCACATTAACCAGTCTCTCTttgcttttgactcacttgtgggtGTAATTCACACAGTCGGTGTGGTGGTTCATGGTGCATTTAAGCCAGTGTTGCAGCTTGTTCGCTGCCGTGTTGGTCTCTACCCAggggtcaaatctggctagccTAGATTAGCCCTGGGGTCTGCGTTCACTAGCTTGGGATGACTCCTGGAGGTAAACTTGGAACTGGAACGGTCAGAACTGACTTCCCCCCCTACCACTCCACCCCTTGAAATTTATCCGTTCCCGTTTGTATTGGATGTGGAAATTGAAATGACCCATTAGGGTAAATTTACCATGACCCCAACCCGTAACAACTTGACCTAAAGGGCGTCAACCAGCCGGTCATTAAACACTTCAGGGGTAAATTTGGCTCAGAACCAATGCAGGCTATCAAAGTAAAAAAGGTACCACATTTGCCTCTGTTAAGTTAAAATTAGAAGGTAGTGAGTCGGTAATGGCCAGCTCAGAATAACCCTCCTTCCTTCTTAGCAGCTTGAGTAAACCTGCAGAATGGTGGTCATTTTTAAAATACGGGGTGTGGGGAGCAACAGCAGGGTAGAAACGTGTGGCGTATGTAAAAGCCATTTACATTTATCCATCAaggtgcagcccacaaatgcagattATTTAAATGTATTTTCTCATTCACTTTTCAccattagacaaaaaaaaaaagtggtcaccATTGTGAATATTATTGGAGTGTTATGCGAACATTGTACAGATTTAACTGGTTTATGATAAGTGGTTCAGGTAGTTTCTTGAAGTTTGCGGTTCGTTTGAAATGAATAAAATTCATAATTTAAGATATTTGATTTTATATTTAAGTTGTACATTAATGCTGTGTGAATTTGAATGTTGATAGTCTATGTCCCTGGTCTCTTGCCTTGTACCAACATTCATATGCTCTCTTTTGTCTCCACTTTAAACCCAGCATGTtaatgtctttttgttgttttttatctgtatCTTTGGTGCATGTCACTGTTGACAGGTTGCAAGAATGTCTTGTtaaggggaaagggtgggggtgggggatcactGCCATATATAATGTAGACAATGAGATTGAGTGAATGGTACATAAAGTGGACACATGAGGTTAAGTCTCGTTTACTTAttgactctgtcagtctgtgtgtgtgtgtgtatgcgtggtgtggtgtggtgtgtgtgtgcatgcaagcatttCATTTGTAATTTGACACAAAAAGTGAATGATGGCATATAAAAATTCTTGTTCAGATAACGTGTACCAAATGCACACCCCACCTGCCAAGctttgagggaggggtgtgtgggggggataaaATATGTAACTCTTCCAACACCTGATACTGAAAGCAAGTCAGCTTTCTGTGTCGAATAAAATTAACAATGTTTTGGAGTAGGCAGCTGAGTAGTGGACTGAGAAGAACCAAAACATGGAAGTTGgcaaggagaagaaaatgaagagtgAATGCTGTACTTCATCTGTGACACCTATCTTTCAACCTGTCTTCTAAATATCAGAGAAGCACAAATGCTCAAGGGttagtcctgtcaaggtcttcaatgtcggcagattcactGGGGGCAGTCACTGGAGGGGGATGCTCCACAcaattattgtcgtcagtggTATCCTTAGCAAATCatatcagaacaggcacttctaaactggtgtgtggcctcctgccaTTCCCTGacaattccctgtggactgctgatacTGTGATTGCGACAGACAAACCctggtgtggcagtgtatgggggactcagaatgagcaacgtcagagtaatgccactgaaacggtgcagatgatgtgatagaaaaaaaacaaaccaaaaaaaatcaatgattttCAATCACACTTCCAATCAATCACATCAACAGtgtgtaacaacagcaacaaaacatcaAGTGTCAAGATGTATTAAGCACCAAAGATATAATAACGCAGGACAATGAGctctacaaaaaaacaaagcacagtttctGCATCCAAATTAACATGATGAAAACAAAGCGGTTTCTCTACTACATACGTATCAAAATACTTTTGGACCACCTACACGCTGATCAGACATCATTCAGATCTAAACACCATGCCAGGACACAAGTTCAGTtatgaatgaggatgatgataatgtgggtaaaagcaaaacaaaaaacaaagtgtcGCTAGTGCAAAGTCAGAAGATTTCATTCAACATAAAACGTCAGGTACATTTTTTGGttaatgaacaatcacacaccgacacacaacaaTCCTAGTTCTTCAACAATGCCATTGCACTTAACAGATTGCAAGCAAAAGCTCATTTCACAAACCAAAAGTATAACCCCCCACACGCCCCAACTCCCCCATTTCAATTATACAAACATCTTTTATTGAAGCATAACATGGCAAGCTAGCTAACAAGGggtaaaattgtaaaaaaaaagttaagtgaACCAACAAATAGAAGCAAA from the Babylonia areolata isolate BAREFJ2019XMU chromosome 21, ASM4173473v1, whole genome shotgun sequence genome contains:
- the LOC143296504 gene encoding protein YIF1B-A-like: MDVPSEYRQPGQKRRGKGNRGGGGTSRPQLFEDTSNNHPAPPPQPQGYPMNYGQQPQYGYEFDQPGMYAPPPGGQFPGQQFLQDPMASMAMQYGTTLADQGKEYVHKNLEKYVAPSKLKFYFAVDTTYVGKKLGLILFPYAHSDWTVQYSEEDPVAPRYNVNAPDLYIPVMAFVTYILVAGVMLGIQERFTPEQIGIQASTALVWIIIELVASVLGLYIMNLTANLKYTDCLAYSGYKFVGMIFSLLGGMAFQGTGYYITLLWFSVALTFFLVCSLKEKVTHSSAGEEYRRGGTKRSLYFTVAVALAQPLLMWWLTSHIMFGRKA